Proteins found in one Candidatus Fermentibacter sp. genomic segment:
- a CDS encoding C25 family cysteine peptidase, translating into MSIHHLPSSILLVSLSLLISIPASSQWLEFNAGASENSYPLVVFNGCWDELLTFDVELRGLLAETVTVDSHSYLRFPSSPGTVPSDEIGFPELPVVRRMVWLPDSSDITLEYSADCFDGIECLPIYPAPLDSFLTDSTGAGWIAECFRKDSSAYTSIEWYPDTLARLVGEFRLRDLRVGIVDVYPVQFLASEDSLRVWSDIEIALSYDTTADWPACDLGCYEGLIEDRLLGYSPEPQPWAPVPGVVMRPPDLVAGPVRVPDYVILVASGLDGWWVDTLAHHRADLNGFDVAIARTDSVLSQFGGSSTAITPDIIRDFTEAMWDWGSAGTKRSSYLLLIGDHEDPGYSSEDWFLPTNVKLVGTWPEQGSDGWFAGFGEPPEQYGVFPDMIIGRIPARTTAQLRDAIDLILEFESEVSIWPPPSSLAWRRNLCLLDGLAPVSVSTGAWGVEMSTWLGYSLDFAACGDGDPSTGDDGSNMSSRQWCDSCLSFIEDGAQVLRYHDHGAVHFFECAMDGAGGMPDSTFDTTDAWDLCEGNENHGWPFVLLGSCSQGTFNWTDSLQYHLCYPSWMYHDPDGTDYDFEVQCFGEALLMNTRGGAIGVFGHSWAAGAVHLGLCRSVAEDVLERGIGRIGDAISSARMEMSSSLWESCGWGDDLAGGNILGDPAVDIGDRVKFRNRCDLIISPEDIGTSRYPTAPVSSSPRATILQSTVRNAGAVESGSFSATMEVECGQYDTTLTTTCAGLDPGEKSILSFGWMAGSVSCPATLSLQVSADPQGRCPDSWTANNDATAEIEIIDSYPNEDGWPVRVPGSVASPPALGDVDGDGELEIVIQAGQHWLVCAEPDGQIRWVAGPYELSVGSSGSIDGYCVPSLGSVGGDETPELVVYTPDELIVLDGGDGDLLYSRAHGCGSSLPWGWYPRTAVLADLVSEQGQLYRRDEIAYMLRDTLYVLRVQGDSLAALDREYVPGAVTLGSTNIHSWVCACDLDGQYPAELIINCSTSEILGENKESRLHQYSYTAGSIYASRTFSGVFYRAIPAVGTLAGSSMKIALPRGRAASDFYPAYILDADSLQNTPIDCASSDTTSEWVLSCMIANWDALQAGTDRVTAPSANRAFSWEPDGDQHWFSQTEQYQHRPPFAALGDMDDDGWADLIISDRKGLVRGFDRTGTRLTNLGFPYTLPSELHGGFAIADIDDDGRIEVVFGTADNYLHVWELGECEEGYAPWPQCQHDAARTGALE; encoded by the coding sequence ATGTCCATCCATCACCTTCCATCCTCTATTCTTCTCGTCTCTCTCTCTCTCCTCATCTCTATTCCCGCTTCATCCCAGTGGCTCGAGTTCAATGCGGGTGCTTCAGAGAACAGCTACCCCCTGGTCGTGTTCAACGGGTGTTGGGATGAGCTTCTGACGTTCGACGTAGAGCTGCGCGGGCTGCTCGCGGAGACGGTCACAGTCGATTCACATTCCTACCTGCGCTTCCCTTCCTCCCCCGGCACCGTGCCGTCCGACGAGATCGGCTTCCCCGAGCTGCCGGTGGTGCGCAGGATGGTGTGGTTGCCGGACAGCAGCGACATCACTCTCGAGTACTCAGCCGACTGCTTTGACGGTATCGAGTGCCTGCCGATTTATCCAGCGCCGCTTGACAGCTTCCTCACGGACAGCACGGGAGCGGGCTGGATCGCCGAGTGCTTCCGGAAGGATTCTTCAGCCTACACCTCGATAGAATGGTATCCCGACACCCTTGCGAGGCTTGTGGGGGAGTTCCGGCTGAGGGATCTGCGGGTGGGGATCGTGGATGTGTACCCGGTGCAGTTCCTCGCCTCCGAGGACAGCTTGAGGGTATGGAGCGATATCGAGATAGCGTTGAGTTACGATACGACAGCCGACTGGCCGGCATGCGACCTGGGCTGTTACGAGGGACTGATCGAGGACAGACTGCTTGGGTACAGTCCAGAGCCGCAACCCTGGGCCCCGGTTCCCGGCGTCGTGATGCGGCCTCCGGATCTGGTCGCCGGCCCGGTGCGGGTTCCCGACTATGTGATCCTGGTTGCCTCGGGGCTCGACGGCTGGTGGGTGGACACCCTTGCACATCACCGTGCCGACTTGAACGGCTTCGACGTGGCGATAGCGCGGACCGATAGCGTGCTCAGCCAGTTCGGGGGCTCGTCGACTGCGATAACGCCCGACATCATCCGTGACTTCACCGAGGCCATGTGGGACTGGGGTTCGGCCGGGACCAAGCGGTCGTCCTACCTTCTCCTGATCGGCGACCACGAGGATCCCGGCTATTCAAGCGAAGACTGGTTCCTGCCGACGAACGTCAAGCTGGTCGGAACATGGCCCGAACAGGGCTCCGACGGCTGGTTCGCAGGATTCGGAGAACCCCCGGAGCAGTACGGTGTCTTCCCGGACATGATCATCGGTCGAATCCCGGCAAGGACGACCGCTCAACTGAGGGATGCGATCGATCTGATCCTCGAGTTCGAGAGCGAAGTGTCGATCTGGCCCCCGCCATCGAGCCTCGCCTGGCGGAGGAATCTATGTCTCCTCGACGGCCTTGCTCCAGTATCCGTATCGACCGGAGCCTGGGGCGTGGAGATGTCAACATGGCTGGGATACTCGCTCGACTTCGCAGCCTGCGGAGACGGCGATCCTTCCACCGGCGACGACGGCAGCAACATGTCGAGCAGACAGTGGTGCGACAGCTGCCTCTCCTTCATCGAGGATGGTGCGCAGGTCCTTCGATATCACGACCATGGTGCAGTCCACTTCTTCGAGTGCGCGATGGACGGTGCAGGCGGCATGCCAGACTCGACCTTCGACACAACTGATGCATGGGATCTCTGTGAAGGCAACGAGAACCATGGCTGGCCCTTCGTCCTTCTGGGAAGCTGCTCACAGGGAACGTTCAACTGGACGGACAGCCTTCAGTATCATCTTTGCTATCCATCCTGGATGTACCATGACCCTGACGGGACCGACTATGACTTCGAGGTGCAGTGCTTCGGTGAAGCTCTTCTTATGAACACGAGAGGAGGTGCAATCGGGGTTTTCGGACACAGCTGGGCGGCTGGGGCGGTTCATCTAGGGCTTTGTCGATCTGTAGCAGAGGATGTGCTCGAGAGAGGCATCGGCCGGATAGGAGACGCAATATCCAGCGCGAGAATGGAGATGTCCTCATCTCTCTGGGAATCCTGCGGCTGGGGAGACGATCTGGCAGGCGGAAACATTCTTGGCGACCCAGCGGTCGACATAGGCGACCGGGTGAAGTTCAGAAACCGATGCGATCTGATCATCTCTCCCGAGGACATCGGAACGAGCAGGTATCCTACAGCGCCTGTCTCTTCATCCCCGCGGGCGACCATTCTCCAATCGACCGTTCGTAATGCTGGAGCTGTAGAGTCGGGAAGCTTTTCTGCAACGATGGAGGTCGAGTGCGGCCAGTACGATACAACTCTCACCACGACCTGCGCCGGGCTGGATCCAGGTGAGAAGTCTATCCTGTCTTTCGGATGGATGGCCGGGAGCGTGAGCTGCCCGGCGACTCTGTCCCTCCAGGTGTCGGCTGACCCCCAGGGTCGCTGCCCTGACAGTTGGACTGCGAACAACGATGCGACTGCCGAGATCGAGATCATCGACTCCTACCCCAATGAAGATGGATGGCCGGTCCGGGTGCCTGGGTCGGTGGCATCACCTCCGGCCCTGGGTGACGTAGACGGCGACGGCGAGCTGGAGATAGTCATCCAGGCAGGGCAGCACTGGCTTGTCTGCGCGGAGCCCGATGGACAGATAAGGTGGGTGGCTGGGCCGTATGAGCTGTCAGTTGGCAGCAGCGGCTCGATCGATGGTTATTGCGTTCCTTCGCTCGGCAGTGTCGGCGGAGACGAAACCCCCGAGCTCGTCGTCTATACACCAGACGAACTCATCGTACTGGATGGAGGTGACGGGGATCTGCTCTATTCGAGGGCACATGGATGCGGCTCGTCTCTTCCGTGGGGATGGTATCCCAGGACCGCGGTGCTTGCCGACCTCGTCAGCGAGCAGGGGCAGCTGTACCGTCGAGACGAGATTGCCTATATGCTAAGAGATACTCTCTATGTGCTCCGGGTGCAGGGCGATAGCCTTGCGGCGCTTGATCGGGAGTACGTTCCTGGAGCAGTCACACTGGGCTCAACCAACATCCACTCATGGGTGTGTGCCTGCGATCTCGACGGGCAGTATCCTGCCGAGCTGATCATCAACTGCAGCACAAGCGAGATCCTGGGTGAGAACAAGGAAAGCCGGCTGCATCAGTACAGTTATACCGCCGGGAGCATCTATGCGAGCCGGACCTTCAGTGGTGTCTTCTACAGGGCGATCCCGGCGGTAGGAACCCTTGCAGGCTCAAGCATGAAGATCGCACTGCCCCGCGGCAGGGCTGCCTCGGACTTCTATCCGGCATATATCCTCGATGCCGACAGCCTCCAGAACACACCGATCGACTGCGCCTCGAGCGACACGACGAGCGAATGGGTTCTATCGTGTATGATCGCAAACTGGGACGCGCTTCAGGCTGGTACGGACCGTGTCACCGCTCCATCGGCAAACCGCGCATTCTCGTGGGAACCGGATGGAGATCAGCACTGGTTCAGCCAGACGGAGCAGTACCAGCACAGGCCACCGTTCGCGGCACTTGGAGATATGGACGATGACGGCTGGGCCGATCTGATCATCTCCGATCGAAAAGGATTAGTCAGGGGATTCGACCGAACTGGTACTCGTCTCACGAATCTCGGCTTCCCCTACACTCTCCCTTCCGAACTCCATGGTGGATTCGCGATTGCCGACATCGACGACGACGGGAGGATCGAGGTCGTGTTCGGCACTGCTGACAACTACCTTCATGTCTGGGAATTGGGCGAGTGCGAAGAGGGATACGCTCCCTGGCCGCAGTGCCAGCATGACGCTGCAAGGACAGGGGCTCTCGAGTGA
- a CDS encoding efflux RND transporter permease subunit, which yields MNISAISVRKRVTFMMLFAFMLGVGIFGLTQLGLDLYPKLVFPQIMIFSQLNGAGPEEIENLVTEYIEKAAASTKNVTRVTSSSSPSLSLVTAEFSWGTDMDQAETDLRRYIDMYKSYLPDDASDPMVMVLDASLAPTMMIAFSSSRLDGFELRRIVEDEIEPLLRRVEGVGSVSVMGGSRRQINVIVNPVVMEQAGLSLGQVSGAVASVRQDTPAGEINVGGLNSSVKIAGSFDSLDDLAQLVVGYRPDGSPVLLEQIATIEDGIVEETGYVSLNGEPAVVSVVFRRSDANTVNVSDKLEIQLDQIREMYSDRVDVNLLYTQASFIEGSIGNLWTSALQALVLTVIVLLVFLRSWKSSSAVAISIPMSMIATFAVMYFADVNLNIISLAGLALAVGMLVDNSIVVLEVIVRRRESGEAPIPASINGATEVGMAITASTLTTVAVFIPILFVPGLAGQIFRDMSLTISFSLVVSLFVALTFIPIFTSRVKGIAGDGTENRLQTWLRIRMERIENSYKRGIEWALHHRKAVILSSVAMFAASLGLLAVVPIEFFSENDMGYISANTFRSPGTVLESTDSTATVIREGILGIVDSTDYEEFYMEVGQLEGFAAAFGSNSANNLNFFLTLVPRDQRSVSQQEYQDSIRAMLAEIPDLEATFSEGGPMSSSSPIEIRFYSEDLDALRDVTERCADVLETIPGTRDVETSMDIQRVQRTFIPDASALARFGVSRAAIGSEVSTGVMGEASGFYREGGSEYDIFLRYPEQYRDNVEEIMATPVAGRPLAAYGMMETGLIPQTISHVDQSRVATVSCSNHNRDLGSIANDVEKMLDTLDTGGLRYELAGQVDDQRETFFYLTIAIFAAALLVYMVMASQFESFLEPFIIIFTVPMAFIGVMFTLLITGTALSVTAMIGILMLAGIVVNNGIVLVDYANQLRGKGLGVLEAVAEAGRVRMRPIMMTALTTIFGMIPLALGIGDSGETWAPMARAVMGGLTVATFLTLFVLPCLYAIFGCRRKCEPDTAA from the coding sequence TTGAACATCTCGGCGATTTCGGTACGCAAGCGCGTGACCTTCATGATGCTCTTCGCCTTCATGCTGGGCGTGGGCATCTTCGGTCTCACCCAGCTCGGCCTCGACCTGTATCCCAAGCTCGTGTTCCCGCAGATAATGATCTTCAGCCAGCTCAACGGCGCCGGACCCGAGGAGATCGAGAACCTGGTCACCGAGTACATCGAGAAGGCGGCCGCCTCGACCAAGAACGTCACGCGCGTGACGTCCTCCTCGAGCCCCAGCCTCAGCCTCGTGACAGCCGAATTCTCGTGGGGCACGGACATGGACCAGGCGGAGACCGACCTGCGCCGCTACATCGACATGTACAAGAGCTATCTCCCCGACGATGCCTCCGACCCGATGGTGATGGTTCTCGACGCGAGCCTCGCCCCCACGATGATGATCGCCTTCTCGAGCTCCAGGCTCGACGGTTTCGAGCTGAGGAGGATAGTCGAGGACGAGATCGAGCCTCTGCTGCGGAGGGTCGAGGGCGTCGGATCCGTCAGCGTCATGGGCGGCAGCCGCAGGCAGATCAACGTGATCGTGAACCCGGTGGTCATGGAGCAGGCGGGCCTGTCCCTCGGCCAGGTGTCGGGCGCGGTCGCTTCGGTGCGGCAGGACACCCCGGCGGGCGAGATCAACGTCGGCGGGCTTAACTCCTCCGTGAAGATAGCCGGATCGTTCGATTCGCTCGATGACCTCGCCCAGCTCGTCGTCGGCTACAGACCCGACGGTTCGCCGGTGCTCCTCGAACAGATAGCGACCATCGAGGACGGCATCGTCGAGGAGACGGGATATGTCAGCCTGAACGGCGAACCGGCGGTCGTCTCCGTGGTGTTCAGACGCTCGGACGCCAACACCGTGAACGTGAGCGACAAGCTGGAGATCCAGCTCGACCAGATCCGCGAGATGTACAGCGACAGGGTCGACGTGAACCTGCTCTACACCCAGGCGAGCTTCATCGAGGGCTCCATCGGCAACCTCTGGACGTCGGCCCTGCAGGCGCTCGTCCTCACCGTGATCGTGCTGCTCGTCTTCCTCCGTTCCTGGAAGAGCAGCTCGGCCGTCGCCATCTCGATCCCGATGTCGATGATCGCCACGTTCGCCGTGATGTACTTCGCCGACGTCAATCTCAACATCATCTCCCTCGCCGGTCTCGCGCTGGCCGTGGGGATGCTCGTCGACAACTCGATCGTCGTGCTCGAGGTGATCGTAAGGAGGCGCGAGAGCGGCGAAGCCCCGATCCCCGCCTCCATCAACGGAGCCACCGAGGTCGGCATGGCGATCACGGCATCGACCCTGACGACGGTCGCCGTCTTCATCCCGATCCTGTTCGTACCGGGGCTCGCGGGCCAGATCTTCCGCGACATGTCCCTGACGATCAGCTTCAGCCTGGTCGTGTCGCTCTTCGTCGCCCTCACCTTCATCCCCATATTCACCTCGCGAGTGAAGGGCATCGCCGGTGACGGCACCGAGAACAGGCTGCAGACATGGTTGCGCATACGGATGGAGAGGATCGAGAACTCCTACAAGCGCGGCATCGAGTGGGCGCTCCACCACCGCAAGGCGGTCATCCTCTCGTCTGTCGCCATGTTCGCAGCATCCCTCGGCCTCCTGGCCGTGGTCCCGATCGAGTTCTTCTCGGAGAACGACATGGGGTACATCTCCGCAAACACCTTCAGGTCCCCGGGAACCGTTCTCGAATCGACCGATTCGACAGCAACGGTGATCCGGGAAGGCATCCTCGGGATAGTCGACTCAACCGACTACGAGGAGTTCTACATGGAGGTCGGGCAGCTCGAGGGATTCGCCGCGGCGTTCGGGAGCAACAGCGCCAACAACCTCAACTTCTTCCTCACGCTGGTTCCCAGGGATCAGAGATCCGTCAGCCAGCAGGAGTACCAGGACAGCATCCGCGCCATGCTGGCGGAGATACCCGACCTGGAGGCGACCTTCTCCGAGGGCGGCCCGATGTCGAGCAGCTCTCCCATCGAGATACGCTTCTACAGCGAGGATCTCGATGCGCTGCGGGATGTCACCGAACGCTGCGCCGACGTGCTCGAGACCATCCCCGGCACCCGCGACGTGGAGACGTCGATGGACATACAGAGGGTGCAGAGGACCTTCATCCCCGACGCATCGGCACTGGCCCGGTTCGGCGTCTCCAGGGCGGCCATCGGCTCCGAGGTCTCGACCGGGGTGATGGGCGAGGCATCCGGCTTCTACAGGGAGGGCGGCAGCGAGTACGACATCTTCCTGAGGTATCCGGAGCAGTATCGCGACAACGTCGAGGAGATCATGGCCACCCCGGTCGCGGGCAGGCCCCTGGCGGCCTACGGCATGATGGAGACCGGCCTGATCCCGCAGACCATCTCCCACGTCGACCAGTCGCGCGTCGCTACCGTCTCGTGCTCCAACCACAACAGGGACCTAGGAAGCATCGCGAACGACGTCGAGAAGATGCTGGACACACTGGACACCGGAGGCCTGAGGTACGAACTCGCCGGACAGGTCGACGACCAGCGCGAAACCTTCTTCTACCTCACGATAGCGATCTTCGCGGCCGCGCTCCTCGTCTACATGGTCATGGCCAGCCAGTTCGAGTCGTTCCTCGAGCCCTTCATCATCATCTTCACGGTCCCCATGGCCTTCATAGGCGTGATGTTCACGCTCCTGATCACGGGCACGGCACTTTCGGTTACTGCGATGATCGGGATACTGATGCTCGCGGGGATCGTCGTGAACAACGGGATCGTGCTGGTCGACTATGCCAACCAGCTGCGCGGAAAGGGGCTGGGCGTCCTCGAGGCGGTCGCCGAAGCCGGCAGGGTGAGGATGCGCCCCATCATGATGACCGCCCTCACCACCATCTTCGGGATGATCCCCCTGGCGCTCGGCATCGGCGACAGCGGCGAGACCTGGGCCCCCATGGCCAGGGCCGTCATGGGCGGACTCACGGTGGCCACCTTCCTGACCCTGTTCGTGCTTCCCTGCCTCTACGCGATCTTCGGCTGCAGGAGGAAGTGCGAGCCGGATACCGCTGCCTGA
- a CDS encoding glycosyltransferase family 39 protein: MPGTDGLFRFLRRLPPWLPAVAAAAAARLHDLGARSLWVDEAFAAGLVGRSFGDIASMSLSGSPHPPLAFFSIKLSSMLFGTTEAGLRAVPLILSVLAVIPLFSLVSRWVGGRGAFWAAMIWALAPFAVSLGQEAWLYSQMAFLCFLLVDLCDRAWRGSRRALVPAVLTAVAGMATNALFAIAVLVAWLLRIPAAGFRKPAGPLLALLAVVVLTLPVTISTAGQASLRRQRMEAAGFYEETPRRILMGSIEVLSSLIPDGMAPPISRDSLERPRNAVFVAGFLLLQAGCLAVLLTRREIRPGFRIWALACTILPLCAFIFEWPTVRHLSILWVPLALSLGAAAARWRPAGPLLAAAAMLTLLFYMSTTTYPYHGSDWREAVRTVEEGLEEGDAVLIAAGQSGGLAYEFYRTNDAPYVSACAADPYDVQPIRATVDTAGMLDSLLAGHPRVWIIGDFWGGSTALDIAAGRTIVMHRWVSPASEVALVTASR; the protein is encoded by the coding sequence ATGCCCGGGACTGACGGTCTGTTCCGGTTCCTCCGCAGACTGCCGCCATGGCTTCCCGCCGTTGCGGCTGCAGCCGCTGCCCGTCTCCACGACCTCGGCGCCAGGAGCCTCTGGGTCGACGAGGCGTTCGCCGCGGGGCTCGTCGGAAGAAGCTTCGGGGACATAGCATCCATGTCGCTCTCGGGATCGCCCCATCCACCCCTTGCCTTCTTCTCCATAAAGCTCTCGTCGATGCTCTTCGGTACGACCGAGGCGGGCCTGAGAGCGGTACCCCTGATCCTGTCGGTCCTTGCGGTCATTCCGCTTTTCTCTCTCGTATCGAGATGGGTGGGCGGGAGAGGGGCCTTCTGGGCCGCGATGATCTGGGCGCTGGCCCCCTTCGCCGTCTCGCTGGGGCAGGAGGCATGGCTCTATTCCCAGATGGCCTTTCTCTGCTTCCTGCTCGTGGATCTCTGCGACAGGGCCTGGCGGGGCAGCCGCCGTGCGCTTGTCCCGGCGGTCCTGACCGCGGTCGCGGGCATGGCCACGAACGCGCTCTTCGCGATAGCCGTTCTCGTGGCTTGGCTCCTCCGGATCCCTGCTGCAGGCTTCCGAAAGCCGGCCGGGCCGCTCCTGGCGCTTCTCGCCGTAGTGGTGCTCACCCTTCCGGTCACGATCTCGACGGCCGGGCAGGCTTCCCTCAGGCGGCAGAGGATGGAGGCTGCCGGATTCTACGAGGAGACGCCCCGCAGGATCCTCATGGGCAGCATCGAGGTCCTCTCCTCGCTCATCCCGGACGGCATGGCTCCGCCCATCTCGCGGGACTCCCTCGAGCGCCCCCGGAATGCGGTGTTCGTCGCCGGGTTCCTGCTCCTCCAGGCCGGATGCCTGGCGGTCCTCCTCACCAGGAGGGAGATCCGTCCCGGATTCAGGATCTGGGCCCTGGCCTGCACGATCCTGCCCCTGTGCGCATTCATCTTCGAGTGGCCCACCGTGCGTCACCTGTCCATCCTCTGGGTTCCGCTGGCCCTTTCGCTCGGCGCGGCAGCGGCGCGGTGGAGGCCCGCCGGGCCCCTTCTCGCAGCGGCGGCGATGCTGACGCTCCTGTTCTACATGAGCACCACCACCTATCCCTACCACGGGAGCGACTGGAGAGAGGCCGTCCGCACGGTCGAGGAGGGACTGGAGGAGGGCGATGCAGTCCTGATCGCGGCAGGCCAGTCGGGAGGCCTTGCGTATGAGTTCTACCGGACGAACGATGCCCCCTACGTTTCCGCATGTGCTGCAGATCCGTACGATGTGCAGCCCATCCGGGCCACTGTAGACACAGCGGGCATGCTGGACAGCCTGCTTGCCGGGCATCCCCGGGTATGGATAATCGGCGATTTCTGGGGGGGGAGTACGGCGCTCGACATCGCCGCCGGGAGGACGATAGTGATGCATCGCTGGGTCAGCCCCGCTTCCGAGGTCGCTCTGGTCACGGCATCACGGTAG
- a CDS encoding TetR/AcrR family transcriptional regulator produces the protein MSLREEQKRKRRAKVMASMKAFLARNSFEDLTMDRIASASRLSVGTLYNYFGGKEALTIAFCHDQMSESFEAARRLVESPPDSAERAYGELLSVYLRGFASLDRALINFIIRIAIENQLEGRSRPDFQLHAFSQLREITRKLKQRGSLPESAQEDSISFILFGLCIDLLFQYSLCGDVDIDTQIERLEKCINLIYNGLGAGESLAGPHPGRLTPAE, from the coding sequence TTGAGTCTCAGGGAAGAGCAGAAGAGGAAGCGCCGGGCGAAGGTGATGGCTTCGATGAAGGCATTCCTCGCCAGGAACAGCTTCGAGGACCTGACGATGGACAGGATCGCCTCGGCCTCTCGGCTTAGCGTGGGCACGCTCTACAACTACTTCGGAGGCAAGGAGGCGCTGACGATAGCCTTCTGCCACGACCAGATGTCCGAATCCTTCGAGGCTGCGCGAAGGCTGGTGGAATCGCCCCCCGACTCGGCCGAGAGGGCGTATGGCGAACTCCTTTCCGTGTACCTGAGGGGATTCGCAAGCCTGGATCGCGCTCTGATCAACTTCATCATCCGCATTGCCATAGAGAATCAGCTCGAAGGCAGGTCGAGACCCGACTTCCAGCTCCATGCCTTCTCGCAGCTCCGCGAGATCACGCGCAAGCTCAAACAGAGAGGATCGCTGCCGGAGTCCGCCCAGGAGGATTCCATCTCCTTCATCCTTTTCGGCCTCTGCATCGATTTGCTCTTCCAGTATTCGCTCTGCGGCGACGTCGACATAGACACGCAGATCGAACGGCTGGAGAAGTGCATCAATCTCATCTACAACGGACTCGGCGCAGGGGAGAGCCTCGCCGGGCCGCACCCGGGCAGGCTCACTCCAGCGGAATAG
- a CDS encoding PhoH family protein gives MAVQKAGSTSRKTRAGGKVFVLDTNVLLYDFNCIDNFEEHDVVIPITVLEELDEFKKGSDLINFHAREFIRKLDRLSGDGLFGDGLPLGKGRGRLFVMTAEPRSSVVDQAFIHDKADHRILALTEQLRHSIPNRPVVLISKDINLRMKAKSLGLNAEDYETGKIENIDELYTGSSISEGVDPALISRFYSEPFSVPLAEAGLDQTPRANQYFVLRNGSSSALVRYNPQESSLERVSKQRVFGIEPRNAEQAFAIDALMRPDLQLVTLTGKAGTGKTLLALAAALEQRRNYRQIYLARPVVPLGNRDLGYLPGDVKSKLDPYMQPLWDNLAVIRNRFPADGHEQKQIAEMLEHEKLFIAPLAYIRGRSLDRVFFIVDEAQNLTPHEVKTIITRAGEGSRMVFTGDIYQIDTPYLDSQSNGLTYLVDRMRGQNIYGQVNLLKGERSVLAELASNIL, from the coding sequence ATGGCTGTCCAGAAGGCGGGATCGACGTCAAGGAAGACCCGTGCAGGAGGCAAGGTCTTCGTCCTCGACACCAACGTGCTCCTCTACGATTTCAACTGCATCGACAACTTCGAGGAGCACGACGTCGTGATCCCCATCACCGTGCTCGAGGAGCTCGACGAGTTCAAGAAGGGCAGCGACCTGATCAACTTCCACGCGAGGGAGTTCATCAGGAAGCTGGACAGGCTCTCCGGCGACGGCCTGTTCGGTGACGGGCTGCCTCTGGGGAAGGGGCGCGGAAGGCTGTTCGTGATGACGGCCGAGCCTCGCTCCTCAGTCGTCGACCAGGCCTTCATCCACGACAAGGCCGATCACAGGATCCTCGCTCTCACCGAGCAGCTCAGGCACTCCATCCCCAACCGCCCCGTGGTGCTCATCAGCAAGGACATCAACCTGCGCATGAAGGCCAAGTCACTCGGGCTCAACGCAGAGGACTACGAGACCGGCAAGATCGAGAACATCGACGAGCTCTACACCGGCAGCAGCATTTCGGAGGGGGTCGACCCCGCCCTCATCTCGAGGTTCTATTCCGAGCCCTTCAGCGTTCCGCTGGCCGAGGCCGGGCTGGATCAGACCCCCAGGGCCAACCAGTACTTCGTCCTTCGCAACGGCAGCAGCAGCGCGCTCGTGAGGTACAACCCGCAGGAGTCCAGTCTGGAGAGGGTGTCGAAGCAGCGCGTCTTCGGGATCGAACCCAGGAACGCCGAGCAGGCATTCGCCATCGACGCGCTGATGCGGCCGGATCTCCAGCTGGTCACTCTCACCGGGAAGGCGGGCACGGGCAAGACCCTTCTGGCGCTGGCCGCCGCGCTGGAGCAGAGGCGCAACTACAGGCAGATCTATCTCGCAAGGCCGGTGGTGCCCCTGGGCAACCGCGATCTCGGCTATCTGCCGGGAGACGTGAAGAGCAAGCTCGATCCCTACATGCAGCCTCTCTGGGACAACCTGGCGGTCATCAGGAACAGGTTCCCGGCCGACGGGCACGAGCAGAAGCAGATCGCCGAGATGCTGGAGCACGAGAAGCTCTTCATAGCCCCGCTGGCCTACATCAGGGGCCGCAGCCTCGACAGGGTGTTCTTCATCGTCGACGAGGCGCAGAACCTCACCCCGCACGAGGTGAAGACGATCATCACGCGCGCGGGCGAGGGCTCGAGGATGGTCTTCACCGGCGACATCTACCAGATCGACACTCCCTATCTCGACAGCCAGTCGAACGGGCTGACCTATCTGGTCGACAGGATGCGCGGGCAGAACATCTACGGGCAGGTGAACCTCCTCAAGGGCGAAAGGAGCGTTCTCGCCGAACTGGCGAGCAACATCCTCTGA
- a CDS encoding biotin--[acetyl-CoA-carboxylase] ligase, with product MPGTWRRILLESTGSTNDFLKEGLRGLSDRTVVRAVRQTSGKGRLGRTWESPPGGLYASFLLVPPPSPEYASRVALLLADIICGELLRAGIGACVKWPNDVIAGEGKIAGILPEYGTFPIPWFVTGLGVNLAAAPSIPGRSGPPPVAWARFAPPPDPDALLDRLLLELDEAWPDRTLDPISDRAEGITGRLWMSGREVRIVRGDRLDTGIVKGIDGQGRLLLSTGQGMIFLDSGELSPVRSR from the coding sequence GTGCCGGGAACCTGGCGGAGGATACTGCTCGAAAGCACCGGTTCGACGAACGACTTCCTGAAGGAGGGGCTCCGGGGCCTCTCCGACAGGACAGTCGTCAGGGCCGTGAGACAGACCTCAGGGAAGGGACGCCTGGGCAGGACATGGGAGTCGCCCCCGGGCGGCCTCTACGCGAGCTTCCTGCTCGTCCCGCCTCCATCTCCGGAATATGCCTCGCGAGTGGCTCTCCTCCTTGCCGACATCATCTGCGGCGAGCTCCTCCGGGCCGGGATCGGGGCCTGCGTGAAATGGCCCAACGACGTCATCGCAGGTGAAGGCAAGATAGCCGGGATCCTTCCCGAATACGGCACCTTCCCCATCCCGTGGTTCGTGACGGGCCTGGGCGTCAATCTCGCGGCGGCTCCCTCCATCCCCGGGCGGAGCGGGCCGCCTCCCGTCGCCTGGGCCCGCTTCGCGCCCCCCCCCGATCCCGATGCCCTGCTCGACAGGCTGCTCCTCGAACTCGACGAAGCCTGGCCCGACAGGACTCTAGACCCAATCTCCGACCGCGCGGAAGGGATCACCGGGAGGCTGTGGATGTCGGGGCGCGAAGTCCGGATTGTCCGCGGCGACAGGCTGGACACGGGGATAGTGAAGGGGATCGACGGGCAGGGCAGGCTGTTGCTTTCGACGGGCCAGGGGATGATTTTTCTGGACAGCGGAGAGCTTTCGCCCGTCCGGAGCAGGTGA